From Heliomicrobium modesticaldum Ice1, a single genomic window includes:
- a CDS encoding AsnC family transcriptional regulator, producing MHLDDLDRRLLTIIQSSFPIVAEPYKQLAETLGTTESDVIERVQRFKDDGLVRRIGGIFDSRALGYKSTLCAMKVPADKLDLAIEVVNSYPGVTHNYLREHEFNLWFTLITPSPEYMDKVLDEIREKTGCEVHNLPALRFFKIKVDFKLDKQSPTAAAAVE from the coding sequence ATGCACCTTGATGATCTGGATCGGCGCCTGCTCACCATCATCCAGTCATCCTTCCCTATCGTTGCCGAACCGTACAAGCAACTGGCCGAAACGCTGGGAACGACCGAATCCGATGTGATCGAGCGGGTGCAGCGGTTCAAGGACGATGGGCTCGTTCGCCGCATCGGCGGCATCTTTGATTCCCGCGCCCTTGGCTACAAGTCGACCCTCTGCGCCATGAAAGTGCCTGCCGATAAGCTCGACCTGGCCATTGAGGTCGTCAACAGCTACCCCGGCGTCACCCACAACTACCTGCGGGAGCACGAGTTTAACCTCTGGTTTACGTTGATCACGCCTTCGCCGGAGTACATGGACAAGGTGCTCGACGAGATCCGGGAAAAGACGGGTTGTGAGGTTCATAACCTGCCGGCCCTGCGCTTTTTCAAGATCAAAGTCGATTTCAAACTGGACAAGCAGAGCCCGACCGCTGCCGCAGCGGTGGAATGA
- a CDS encoding AsnC family transcriptional regulator → MLTEIDKKLIRLLQEDLPVVPRPFAALAEQVGLTEEDVIARARRYHAEGLMRRFGVALRHREVGFTANGMGCWDVPEERAEEVGRIMATFPEVSHCYQRPRFDGWPYSHFTMIHGESRDDCEAVARRISAATGITNYRLLFSTEELKKTSMRYFTEEA, encoded by the coding sequence ATGCTGACAGAAATCGATAAGAAGCTGATTCGCCTCTTGCAAGAGGACCTGCCTGTTGTGCCGCGGCCTTTTGCGGCGCTGGCCGAACAGGTGGGTCTGACGGAAGAGGACGTGATCGCCCGCGCGCGCCGCTACCATGCAGAGGGGCTGATGCGCCGCTTCGGCGTCGCCCTGCGCCACCGGGAAGTGGGTTTTACCGCCAACGGCATGGGTTGTTGGGATGTGCCGGAGGAGCGGGCTGAAGAGGTAGGCCGGATCATGGCCACCTTCCCCGAGGTCTCTCACTGTTACCAGCGCCCCCGCTTCGACGGCTGGCCCTACAGCCACTTCACCATGATTCACGGGGAGAGCCGTGACGATTGTGAAGCGGTGGCCCGCCGCATCTCAGCGGCGACGGGGATCACCAACTACCGCTTGCTCTTCTCTACGGAGGAACTGAAGAAGACGAGCATGCGTTACTTCACTGAAGAAGCATAA
- the hemL gene encoding glutamate-1-semialdehyde 2,1-aminomutase gives MYDRSEQLFAEAKTLIPGGVNSPVRAFKSVGRNPVFIERAEGAYLYDVDGNKYVDYVGSWGPMIVGHAHPEVSEALKAAIDRGTSYGAPTELESRLAKLILEAFPAMDMVRMVNSGTEATMSALRLARGYTGRSKIVKFEGCYHGHADSLLIKAGSGALTLGVPTSPGVPANIANNTITAPYNDLETLKAIFQEAGDDIAAIIIEGVPGNMGVVPPAPGYLQGVRELTRQYGALMIVDEVMSGFRVDFGGAQTLYGVEPDLTCLGKIIGGGLPVGAYGGKAEIMEKVSPAGPIYQAGTLSGNPLAMTAGIITLEILKRPGTYAALDEKAAYLADGLAKAAEKAGVPVWTNRVGSMLTGFFTDRPVVDFASACTSDTAAFGTYFRAMLDRGVYLACSQFEAAFLSLAMTKEDLDFTIAAAEEAFQVVAAERAKA, from the coding sequence ATGTATGATCGTTCGGAACAACTGTTTGCTGAAGCGAAGACCTTGATCCCCGGCGGGGTGAACAGCCCCGTGCGGGCATTCAAATCGGTCGGACGCAACCCGGTCTTCATCGAGCGCGCCGAAGGCGCCTACCTCTATGACGTGGACGGCAACAAGTATGTCGACTATGTCGGTTCCTGGGGCCCCATGATCGTGGGTCATGCCCATCCCGAGGTATCGGAGGCGCTGAAAGCGGCCATCGACCGAGGCACCTCTTACGGCGCGCCGACAGAGCTGGAGAGCCGCCTGGCCAAGCTGATCCTGGAAGCCTTCCCGGCCATGGACATGGTGCGCATGGTCAACTCGGGCACGGAAGCCACCATGAGCGCCCTGCGCCTCGCCCGCGGTTACACAGGCCGCAGCAAGATCGTCAAGTTCGAAGGCTGCTACCACGGCCACGCCGACAGCCTGTTGATCAAGGCCGGTTCGGGGGCGCTGACCCTCGGCGTGCCCACCAGCCCCGGCGTGCCTGCCAACATCGCCAACAACACCATCACCGCCCCCTATAACGATCTGGAGACATTGAAGGCGATCTTCCAAGAGGCCGGCGATGACATCGCCGCCATCATCATTGAAGGCGTTCCCGGCAACATGGGTGTCGTGCCGCCCGCGCCGGGTTACTTGCAAGGCGTTCGCGAACTGACCCGCCAGTACGGCGCGCTGATGATCGTCGACGAGGTCATGAGCGGTTTCCGCGTCGATTTCGGCGGCGCCCAAACCCTCTACGGCGTAGAACCGGACCTTACCTGCCTGGGCAAGATCATCGGCGGCGGTCTGCCTGTCGGCGCTTACGGCGGCAAGGCCGAGATCATGGAAAAAGTCTCGCCGGCTGGTCCCATCTACCAGGCGGGCACCCTTTCGGGCAACCCCCTGGCCATGACGGCCGGTATCATCACCTTGGAGATCCTCAAGCGGCCTGGAACCTATGCCGCCCTTGATGAGAAGGCGGCCTACCTGGCCGATGGCCTGGCGAAGGCTGCCGAAAAGGCCGGTGTCCCTGTCTGGACGAACCGCGTCGGCTCCATGCTGACCGGATTCTTCACCGACAGGCCGGTCGTCGACTTCGCCTCCGCTTGCACCTCCGACACGGCCGCCTTCGGGACTTATTTCCGGGCGATGCTGGATCGCGGCGTCTACCTGGCCTGCTCCCAGTTCGAAGCCGCCTTCCTCTCCTTGGCCATGACGAAAGAGGACCTCGACTTCACCATCGCCGCCGCCGAAGAGGCCTTCCAGGTCGTCGCCGCCGAGCGGGCGAAGGCTTAA
- a CDS encoding cytochrome c3 family protein, with translation MNGSPFARLLTLLIVVAFALVGYFALTKDQNPHGDLAEWERAHGRVVNTNRDPERFCYKCHTEKSAYCVRCHQQRGVSLENPLP, from the coding sequence GTGAACGGGTCGCCCTTTGCGCGCCTGCTCACGCTCCTTATCGTCGTCGCCTTCGCCCTCGTGGGCTATTTTGCGTTGACGAAGGATCAAAATCCGCATGGCGATCTGGCCGAATGGGAACGGGCGCATGGTCGCGTTGTCAACACCAACCGCGATCCGGAACGGTTTTGCTACAAATGCCATACCGAAAAATCAGCGTACTGTGTTCGCTGCCACCAGCAAAGAGGGGTAAGCCTGGAGAATCCTTTGCCCTGA
- a CDS encoding DMT family transporter, giving the protein MWLFIAVISAVVFGLAGFGMKVGQMQGVPSSMVLIGLYLSGTLGFLLTWLGGGAAAGMLILLAGLVIGLGSAGGNFAFMRALETGPASLASPIVNMNVVLVILLSVLVYGETLGWVKAAGVFCIVVAIILIGLRPGGAGGAGGSLRWLALVLLSTLLFAVRNGGLKVTQEMGLDNSAVLFFSYLFPLIYFIFRHREELSAITPKKRLSTLGWGLASGVGSFGGLQLYAYALSQGPASVISPVFSLYGLVIVLLSVWIYKERLTALQSLAVALTFAGLVLVRF; this is encoded by the coding sequence ATGTGGCTTTTCATCGCTGTGATCAGCGCTGTCGTCTTCGGGCTCGCCGGATTCGGGATGAAGGTGGGCCAGATGCAGGGCGTTCCATCGTCGATGGTCTTAATCGGCTTGTACCTTTCAGGAACTCTTGGCTTTCTCCTTACCTGGCTGGGTGGCGGCGCTGCCGCCGGGATGCTCATCCTGCTGGCCGGGCTGGTGATCGGCCTCGGTTCTGCCGGGGGCAATTTCGCTTTTATGCGGGCCTTGGAGACAGGGCCGGCCAGTTTGGCGTCGCCGATCGTCAATATGAATGTGGTGCTTGTCATCCTGCTCTCGGTCCTGGTCTATGGAGAGACGCTGGGATGGGTTAAGGCTGCCGGCGTCTTTTGCATTGTCGTCGCCATCATCCTAATCGGGCTGAGGCCTGGCGGCGCCGGAGGCGCAGGCGGGTCGCTGCGCTGGCTGGCTCTTGTCTTGCTGAGCACGCTCCTCTTCGCCGTGCGCAACGGCGGGCTCAAGGTGACCCAGGAGATGGGACTGGACAACAGCGCCGTGCTTTTTTTCAGCTATCTTTTTCCGCTCATCTATTTCATCTTTCGGCACCGGGAGGAACTGAGCGCCATCACGCCAAAGAAGCGATTGTCCACACTGGGCTGGGGGTTGGCCAGCGGCGTCGGATCCTTCGGCGGTCTTCAACTGTACGCCTACGCCCTCTCTCAAGGTCCAGCATCAGTGATCTCACCTGTATTTTCCCTGTACGGGCTGGTGATCGTGCTTCTCTCCGTCTGGATCTACAAAGAGCGCTTGACGGCACTGCAGTCGCTGGCGGTGGCGCTCACCTTCGCCGGCCTCGTCCTGGTCCGGTTCTGA
- a CDS encoding DedA family protein: MGALKETAQWVVTTYGDLGLFVGLFLEFIGFPFPGELSQAFAGFLISQGHLNLYITLPVCIAGSLLGSMAAHVIGSRYGHRLLYEWGPRLGLKRRYIEKSESWFRQNRLSMILFSRWVLGVRHVTPYFTGLVGMPFWEAFFWNLIGSVLWCVPLVSIGILVGEAYEAFMHEFHRYVNLLVWGAVIFSGFFYLYYRMATRPKLREKEAKAEENPKP; the protein is encoded by the coding sequence ATGGGCGCATTGAAAGAGACAGCCCAATGGGTTGTCACGACATACGGCGATCTGGGCTTATTCGTCGGACTTTTTCTCGAATTTATCGGCTTCCCCTTCCCTGGTGAACTGTCACAAGCCTTCGCCGGCTTCCTCATCTCCCAAGGACACCTGAACCTGTATATCACCCTGCCCGTCTGCATCGCCGGCAGCCTGCTCGGTTCTATGGCCGCCCATGTCATCGGCAGCCGTTACGGACACCGTCTCCTCTATGAATGGGGTCCCCGCTTGGGGCTGAAACGACGCTATATCGAGAAGTCGGAGAGCTGGTTTCGCCAAAACCGCCTTTCCATGATCTTGTTCAGCCGCTGGGTCCTTGGCGTCCGTCACGTCACCCCCTATTTCACCGGTCTGGTCGGCATGCCCTTTTGGGAAGCTTTCTTCTGGAATCTGATCGGCTCTGTCCTCTGGTGTGTACCCTTGGTTTCCATCGGCATTCTCGTCGGGGAAGCCTATGAAGCTTTCATGCACGAGTTTCACCGCTACGTGAACCTCCTGGTCTGGGGCGCCGTCATCTTCAGCGGATTCTTCTACCTCTATTACCGGATGGCAACCCGGCCTAAGCTCCGGGAAAAAGAAGCGAAGGCAGAAGAGAACCCAAAACCGTAA
- the ilvB gene encoding biosynthetic-type acetolactate synthase large subunit, producing MKMTGAQAIVTSLEKEGVELIFGYPGGQVLPLYDALYDCKLRHVLTRHEQGAAHAADGYARATGKVGVCFATSGPGATNLITGIATAYMDSVPMVCITGQVPLSVIGKDSFQEADITGITAPITKHNYLVKNAKDLPRVIKEAFYIARTGRPGPVVIDVPKCLMTTTIDFEYPETVRLRGYKPQAEGKAAEVEAVAQALAEAKKPLFFVGGGVINAEAAPLLRRIVKTHRIPLIGSLMGLGAIPVTDPLFLGMVGMHGTVAANRAVMECDLLVGIGVRFDDRVTGLLTRFAANARVAHFDIDRAEVNKNVVADLAVVGDLRWSLAALESAMADLAGEGGRRWEDWRLQVTRWSEEAPLSYQKSDDVIKPQSVIEEIDRQTKSEAVIVTDVGQHQMWAAQYYRFQRPRSFITSGGLGTMGYGLPAAIGAQMGQPNKSVVLISGDGSFLMNCQELATAVEHRLPLKMAILNNNVLGMVRQWQKLFFNQRYSYTRFANGGTDYVRLAEAFGATGLRAERPEEMPEVIAKALATEGPVVMDIRVCADENVLPMVPAGAPLDQMINGEVK from the coding sequence ATGAAGATGACCGGAGCGCAAGCCATCGTCACCAGTCTTGAGAAGGAAGGGGTGGAACTGATTTTCGGGTATCCGGGCGGTCAGGTGTTGCCGCTCTATGATGCCCTTTATGACTGCAAACTCCGGCATGTTCTGACCCGGCACGAACAAGGCGCTGCCCATGCCGCGGACGGGTATGCCCGAGCTACGGGGAAGGTGGGCGTCTGTTTCGCCACTTCGGGACCGGGGGCGACGAACCTGATCACCGGCATCGCCACCGCTTATATGGATTCTGTGCCGATGGTCTGCATCACCGGTCAGGTTCCTCTTTCCGTCATCGGCAAGGACTCCTTTCAGGAAGCGGACATCACCGGGATCACGGCCCCGATCACCAAGCACAACTACCTGGTCAAAAACGCCAAGGATCTGCCCCGGGTGATCAAGGAAGCCTTCTACATCGCCCGGACGGGCCGTCCGGGCCCGGTCGTCATCGATGTGCCCAAATGCCTGATGACGACGACAATCGATTTCGAGTACCCTGAGACGGTGCGGTTACGGGGCTACAAACCGCAGGCGGAAGGCAAGGCCGCAGAGGTCGAGGCGGTGGCGCAGGCGCTGGCTGAGGCGAAAAAACCCCTCTTTTTCGTCGGCGGCGGTGTCATCAACGCTGAAGCGGCGCCGCTGCTGCGGCGGATCGTAAAGACCCACCGGATCCCCCTGATCGGTTCCCTGATGGGACTGGGGGCGATCCCCGTTACCGATCCCTTGTTCCTGGGTATGGTGGGGATGCACGGCACTGTGGCGGCCAACCGGGCGGTCATGGAATGCGACCTTCTTGTCGGCATCGGCGTTCGCTTCGATGACCGGGTGACAGGCCTTTTGACGCGGTTTGCCGCCAATGCGCGCGTTGCCCACTTTGACATCGATCGGGCGGAAGTGAACAAAAACGTCGTCGCTGATCTGGCTGTCGTCGGGGACCTGCGCTGGAGCCTGGCCGCGCTGGAAAGCGCCATGGCCGACCTGGCCGGCGAAGGCGGAAGACGATGGGAGGATTGGCGCCTTCAGGTGACTCGCTGGAGCGAAGAGGCGCCCCTGAGCTACCAGAAGAGCGACGACGTGATCAAACCGCAATCGGTGATCGAGGAGATCGACCGCCAGACGAAGAGTGAAGCCGTCATCGTCACCGATGTGGGCCAGCACCAGATGTGGGCGGCTCAGTACTACCGCTTCCAGCGGCCCCGCTCCTTTATCACCTCCGGCGGACTGGGCACGATGGGCTACGGCCTGCCGGCGGCCATCGGCGCCCAGATGGGGCAACCGAATAAGTCGGTGGTGCTGATCAGCGGCGACGGCTCCTTCCTGATGAACTGTCAGGAATTGGCTACCGCTGTAGAGCACCGACTGCCGCTCAAGATGGCCATTCTCAACAACAACGTCCTCGGCATGGTGCGCCAGTGGCAGAAGCTGTTCTTCAACCAGCGCTACTCTTATACCCGTTTCGCCAACGGCGGCACCGATTATGTGCGGCTAGCGGAGGCTTTCGGCGCCACGGGGCTGCGGGCCGAGAGGCCGGAAGAAATGCCGGAAGTCATTGCCAAAGCGTTGGCGACAGAGGGTCCTGTCGTGATGGACATCCGCGTCTGCGCCGATGAGAACGTGTTGCCCATGGTCCCGGCCGGCGCGCCTTTGGACCAGATGATCAACGGGGAGGTTAAGTGA
- the ilvN gene encoding acetolactate synthase small subunit, whose protein sequence is MRHTIAVLVENRPGVLVHIAGLIARRAFNIESITAGYTEEADVTRITIVVEGDNRNLEQVVNQLSKLVDVIKIVELTAEPSIERELALIKVKARPETRSDIVDIVEIFRAKIVDVNRETMVIELTGEETKIDALCEVLADHGIVEMVRTGKVALSRKPGAAKDSE, encoded by the coding sequence ATGCGCCATACGATCGCTGTGCTGGTCGAAAACCGCCCCGGCGTGCTGGTGCACATCGCCGGCCTTATCGCCCGGCGGGCTTTCAACATTGAGAGCATCACCGCCGGCTATACGGAAGAAGCCGACGTCACCCGCATCACCATCGTGGTGGAAGGCGATAACCGCAATCTGGAGCAGGTGGTCAACCAGCTCTCCAAACTGGTCGACGTGATCAAAATCGTGGAACTGACGGCGGAACCTTCGATCGAGCGGGAACTGGCGCTGATCAAGGTGAAGGCTCGTCCGGAGACCCGTTCCGATATCGTCGATATCGTCGAGATCTTCCGCGCCAAGATCGTCGATGTAAACCGCGAGACGATGGTCATCGAACTGACCGGCGAAGAGACGAAGATCGACGCCCTTTGCGAGGTCCTGGCTGACCACGGCATCGTCGAGATGGTGCGCACCGGCAAAGTGGCTCTCTCGCGCAAGCCTGGCGCCGCCAAGGATTCCGAATAG
- the fni gene encoding type 2 isopentenyl-diphosphate Delta-isomerase: MDIRQQRKLDHIRQALALDDGPLSNGFQDVRLLHDALPTVDFRAVDLSVPWMGKRLTMPLLINAITGGTSLVTEINRRLARLAARNGVAVAVGSQAAALRDPRLRDSYRVVRDENPDGVVFANVNPNTPVEKALEAVTMLEADGLQVHLNPAQELAMAEGDRDFRHWSGNIAELVRHCPVPLIVKEVGAGISMETAKRLLDLGVRCIDVGGAGGTNFVAIELRRQGLSVPAFEAWGIPTAASLAETVWAVESRQSVGDKATIIASGGIRDGWEAAKALSMGASLVGIAGAPLKGLLGGSPGAFSPSGNAEGDKAAQGWIDSFRHALQVNLALTGSSRIADLQNRPCLLTGALRDWLDLRGVPATFWARRSGKA; encoded by the coding sequence TTGGATATTCGCCAGCAACGCAAACTCGACCACATCCGGCAAGCCCTCGCCTTGGACGACGGTCCCCTCTCGAACGGATTTCAAGACGTGCGGCTCCTCCATGACGCCCTTCCGACGGTTGATTTTCGCGCCGTCGATCTTTCCGTACCGTGGATGGGCAAAAGGCTGACCATGCCCTTGCTGATCAACGCCATCACGGGCGGAACATCGCTGGTGACGGAGATCAACCGCCGCCTGGCGCGACTGGCCGCCCGCAACGGCGTGGCCGTCGCCGTCGGTTCCCAGGCGGCGGCGTTGCGCGATCCCCGGCTGCGCGATTCCTACCGGGTGGTGCGCGACGAAAACCCCGATGGCGTCGTCTTCGCCAATGTCAACCCGAACACGCCCGTTGAGAAAGCGCTGGAAGCGGTCACCATGCTGGAAGCCGACGGGCTGCAGGTGCACTTGAACCCGGCGCAGGAACTGGCCATGGCGGAAGGGGACCGCGATTTCCGCCACTGGTCCGGGAACATCGCCGAACTGGTCCGCCATTGCCCTGTGCCGCTCATCGTCAAAGAGGTCGGTGCCGGCATTTCGATGGAAACGGCGAAGCGTCTCCTCGACCTCGGTGTCCGCTGCATCGATGTAGGCGGCGCCGGTGGCACCAACTTTGTGGCCATTGAACTCCGCCGGCAGGGGCTGAGCGTCCCTGCCTTTGAGGCCTGGGGTATCCCGACGGCGGCCAGCTTGGCGGAAACGGTCTGGGCTGTGGAAAGCCGGCAGTCAGTCGGCGACAAGGCGACCATCATCGCCAGCGGCGGTATCCGCGACGGCTGGGAGGCCGCTAAGGCGCTGTCCATGGGCGCCTCGCTGGTCGGCATCGCCGGCGCGCCGCTCAAAGGTCTGCTCGGCGGCAGTCCGGGCGCTTTCAGTCCGTCAGGGAACGCTGAGGGGGACAAGGCGGCTCAAGGCTGGATCGACAGCTTTCGTCACGCCCTCCAAGTCAATCTGGCATTGACCGGCTCTTCCCGCATCGCCGATCTGCAAAACCGTCCCTGTCTCTTGACCGGCGCGCTCCGCGACTGGCTCGACCTGCGGGGCGTTCCGGCGACATTCTGGGCGCGACGGTCCGGAAAAGCGTGA
- a CDS encoding DUF512 domain-containing protein, with amino-acid sequence MKPVGGLIEDLDPAGLASRIGLRRGDRIVAVNGHAIHDVLDYGFYIREAGVILEVCDNATGEIRKIELNKDEDDDLGIRFSEATFDGLRRCQNRCLFCFVDQMPPGMRPTLYAKDDDYRHSFWHGNFITLTNLSEEDFQRLLLLRLSPLYISVQATDAEVRQRLLRHRRAGEIMERLRRLAEARIQVHTQIVCCPGLNDGVVLEKSLADLWSLGYGLASVAVVPVGLTSHREGLFPLRPFTADEAETVVHQVGAWQARALAERGESVFFAADEFYLLAGLPFPPAEVYEDFAQLENGVGLCRLFWEDWQEAAERSGGAVEGNSLSGESLPGRDSQGGESSSEGRTFIITGLSGQRFLDNLLTDARERYDIKSKTGGIRLVGVPNKFFGPTVTVAGLLTARDVIDSLRSLGDPPRKGDRVLLPSVMFRAEGDVTLDDETAEAIAEALGGVTVEVIDTDGGALFAALFPEEKQRGRR; translated from the coding sequence GTGAAACCTGTCGGCGGCTTGATTGAGGACCTGGATCCGGCGGGTCTGGCAAGCCGTATCGGGCTGCGGCGGGGGGACCGGATTGTGGCGGTCAACGGTCATGCCATCCACGACGTGCTGGACTATGGTTTTTATATTCGAGAGGCCGGCGTCATTCTGGAGGTCTGCGACAACGCTACTGGGGAAATCCGGAAGATCGAGTTAAACAAGGACGAGGACGACGATCTGGGCATCCGCTTTTCCGAGGCCACCTTCGATGGCCTGCGGCGTTGCCAGAACCGCTGTCTTTTTTGTTTTGTCGACCAGATGCCGCCGGGGATGCGCCCTACCCTCTATGCCAAAGACGACGATTACCGTCATTCCTTCTGGCATGGCAATTTCATCACCTTGACCAACCTTTCGGAGGAGGACTTCCAACGCCTGCTCTTGTTGCGTTTGAGCCCCCTCTACATCTCTGTGCAGGCGACCGACGCCGAGGTGCGCCAGCGGCTGCTCCGTCATCGCCGGGCCGGCGAGATCATGGAGCGTTTGCGCCGGTTGGCTGAGGCGAGGATTCAGGTCCACACCCAGATCGTCTGTTGCCCCGGCCTCAACGATGGCGTTGTGTTGGAAAAGTCGCTGGCCGATCTCTGGTCCCTCGGCTACGGGCTGGCCAGTGTGGCTGTCGTGCCTGTCGGTCTGACAAGCCACCGCGAGGGGCTGTTCCCGCTGCGGCCCTTTACAGCGGACGAGGCGGAGACGGTCGTCCATCAGGTGGGCGCCTGGCAGGCGCGGGCCTTGGCGGAACGGGGCGAATCGGTCTTTTTTGCGGCTGACGAGTTTTACCTCCTGGCCGGGCTCCCTTTCCCCCCGGCTGAGGTGTATGAGGATTTTGCCCAACTGGAAAACGGGGTAGGACTCTGCCGCCTTTTTTGGGAAGACTGGCAAGAGGCGGCTGAGCGGTCGGGAGGCGCCGTAGAAGGAAATTCCCTCAGCGGAGAAAGCCTGCCGGGCAGGGATTCGCAGGGTGGAGAAAGTTCGTCTGAAGGGCGCACCTTTATCATCACCGGCCTATCGGGACAGCGTTTTTTGGATAACCTGCTGACCGATGCGCGGGAGCGCTATGATATAAAGAGCAAGACGGGGGGCATCCGGCTGGTCGGCGTGCCGAACAAATTCTTCGGCCCCACCGTCACGGTGGCTGGTTTGTTGACGGCGCGCGATGTGATCGACAGCTTGCGCAGTTTAGGTGATCCGCCGCGAAAAGGCGATCGGGTGTTGCTCCCTTCGGTGATGTTTCGGGCTGAGGGCGATGTCACCCTTGATGATGAAACGGCGGAAGCCATCGCCGAGGCGCTCGGCGGCGTTACGGTTGAGGTCATAGATACGGACGGGGGCGCCCTCTTTGCGGCGCTTTTTCCCGAAGAGAAACAGCGGGGAAGAAGGTGA
- the der gene encoding ribosome biogenesis GTPase Der has product MAKPIVAIVGRPNVGKSTLFNRLTGGRVAIVEDQPGVTRDRLYRDANWLDREFTVVDTGGLDFGDRENPFSAIIHKQAEAAMEEADVILFLVDGRSGITADDEAVAAILRKAKKPVFLVVNKIEDFSQRERYFDFYSLGLGEPIPISASHGMNTGDLLDAVVAVLPENNGEDDDPDTIKIAVIGRPNVGKSSLVNAILGQERVIVSDIPGTTRDAIDTAFDRDGKRYILIDTAGMRRKGRIEEAVERYSVMRSLRAIDRSDVVLMVIDASQGVTEQDKKIAGYAHEAGKACVLVLNKWDLVPKDDKTMSRFDKVVRSEMSFLAYAPTIYVSALTKQRLPKILELVDFVAEQATRRISTSVLNELLADIQRVTPAPTDRGRRLKILFVTQTAVKPPTFVFFVNDEDLFHFSYRRHVENRFRETFGFEGVPMRFFIREREKEKD; this is encoded by the coding sequence ATGGCAAAACCGATTGTGGCCATTGTCGGTCGGCCGAATGTGGGAAAATCGACGCTCTTTAACCGGTTGACCGGAGGCAGGGTGGCTATCGTAGAAGATCAGCCGGGAGTGACCCGGGATCGCTTGTACCGAGACGCCAACTGGCTGGATCGAGAATTTACTGTTGTCGACACGGGCGGATTGGACTTCGGCGATCGCGAAAACCCCTTTTCAGCGATCATCCATAAACAGGCCGAAGCGGCCATGGAAGAGGCGGACGTCATCCTCTTCCTGGTCGATGGTCGGAGCGGGATCACTGCTGACGATGAGGCCGTCGCCGCAATTTTGCGGAAGGCGAAGAAGCCTGTCTTCCTGGTCGTCAACAAGATCGAAGATTTCTCTCAACGGGAGCGGTATTTTGATTTTTACTCCCTCGGCCTGGGAGAACCCATCCCCATCTCGGCCTCCCACGGCATGAACACGGGCGATCTGTTGGACGCCGTCGTGGCTGTCCTGCCGGAGAACAACGGCGAAGATGACGATCCCGACACGATCAAGATCGCCGTCATCGGGCGGCCGAACGTGGGCAAGTCGTCTCTCGTCAACGCCATCTTGGGACAGGAGCGTGTCATCGTTTCCGACATCCCGGGAACGACGCGTGACGCCATCGACACGGCCTTTGACCGTGACGGCAAGCGCTACATTCTCATCGATACGGCCGGCATGCGCCGCAAGGGGAGAATCGAAGAGGCGGTGGAGCGTTACAGCGTGATGCGCTCTTTGCGGGCCATCGATCGCAGCGATGTGGTGCTCATGGTCATCGACGCCTCCCAAGGCGTGACCGAGCAGGATAAAAAGATCGCCGGCTACGCCCATGAAGCGGGCAAGGCTTGTGTCCTCGTCTTGAACAAGTGGGACCTTGTCCCCAAAGACGACAAGACGATGAGCCGATTCGATAAGGTCGTCCGGTCAGAGATGAGCTTTCTCGCTTACGCCCCGACGATCTACGTATCGGCCTTGACGAAACAGCGGCTGCCGAAGATACTGGAACTGGTCGATTTTGTGGCCGAACAGGCTACCCGCCGCATCAGCACGTCCGTTCTCAACGAATTGCTGGCTGACATCCAGCGGGTGACGCCGGCGCCGACGGATCGGGGACGGCGGCTGAAGATCCTCTTTGTGACTCAGACGGCGGTCAAGCCGCCCACTTTTGTCTTTTTCGTCAATGACGAGGACTTGTTCCATTTTTCCTATCGCCGCCATGTGGAGAACCGATTTCGGGAGACTTTCGGCTTTGAAGGTGTCCCTATGCGCTTCTTCATCCGCGAGCGCGAGAAGGAAAAGGACTAG